From the genome of Oxyura jamaicensis isolate SHBP4307 breed ruddy duck chromosome 2, BPBGC_Ojam_1.0, whole genome shotgun sequence, one region includes:
- the CIDEA gene encoding cell death activator CIDE-A has product MEAARGYVGSAVRSLVSMGASVGAVTKQTLFPPLMPAGRPFRVSNASRSSRKGIVASSLQELISKTLEAFLITAGVVTLVLEEDGTVVDTEEFFRSLDDNTHFMVLEKGQKWTQTRNGVVPARQKKKMGVANITFDLYKLNPKDFIGCLNVKATFYEIYSVSYDIKCMGAKNVLRKVLQLMSHAAQITGQFLLCVGTYMLQLMDEYDEDGTCARTHHK; this is encoded by the exons ATGGAGGCGGCGCGGGGCTACGTGGGCTCGGCGGTGCG aTCTTTGGTATCCATGGGAGCATCTGTGGGAGCAGTAACAAAACAGACCCTGTTCCCTCCTCTCATGCCTGCAGGGCGACCTTTCCGTGTGTCAAATGCCTCCAGAAGCAGCCGGAAAGGAATTGTTGCGAGCAGTCTGCAAGAACTCATCAGCAAG actttaGAAGCCTTCCTTATAACTGCTGGAGTAGTTACTCTCGTTTTGGAAGAAGATGGCACGGTTGTGGACACAGAAGAGTTCTTTCGGTCCCTGGATGATAACACACACTTCATGGTCCtagaaaaaggacagaaatggaCACAA ACAAGAAATGGAGTCGTCCCTgcaagacaaaagaagaaaatgggagTAGCTAACATCACGTTTGATCTGTACAAGCTGAACCCTAAGGATTTTATTGGCTGCTTAAATGTGAAGGCGACTTTCTATGAGATCTACTCTGTGTCTTATGACATCAAATGTATGGGAGCAAAAAATGTATTGCG GAAGGTGCTTCAGCTGATGTCCCACGCAGCACAAATAACTGGAcagtttcttctctgtgttGGAACATACATGTTGCAACTGATGGATGAATATGATGAAGATGGCACCTGTGCAAGAACACATCACAAGTAA